A section of the Pseudomonas lini genome encodes:
- a CDS encoding adenine phosphoribosyltransferase, whose amino-acid sequence MVFDSFDIKSLIRPVIDFPKPGVIFRDITPLFQSPTALRLVMDSFAHRYVEADFTHIGAMDARGFLIGSILAYQLNKPLVLFRKQGKLPADVLAEGYATEYGEAFLEVHADSLCEGDAVVMFDDLIATGGTLIAAANLIRRMGARVHEAAAIIDLPELGGSQRLEDMGIPTFCLTQFALTDK is encoded by the coding sequence ATGGTCTTCGACTCCTTCGACATCAAATCCTTGATCCGCCCCGTGATCGACTTCCCCAAGCCGGGCGTGATCTTTCGCGACATCACCCCATTGTTCCAGTCACCCACGGCCCTGCGCCTGGTGATGGACAGCTTTGCCCATCGTTACGTCGAAGCCGACTTCACCCACATCGGCGCCATGGATGCCCGTGGCTTTCTGATCGGTTCGATCCTGGCCTATCAGCTGAACAAACCGCTGGTGCTGTTCCGCAAGCAGGGCAAACTGCCGGCCGACGTGCTGGCCGAGGGTTATGCCACCGAGTACGGCGAAGCGTTTCTCGAAGTCCATGCCGACAGCTTGTGTGAGGGTGATGCGGTGGTGATGTTCGATGACCTGATCGCCACTGGCGGCACGCTGATCGCGGCGGCCAACCTGATTCGGCGCATGGGCGCCCGGGTGCATGAAGCGGCGGCGATCATCGACTTGCCGGAGCTGGGTGGCTCGCAGCGGCTGGAAGACATGGGGATTCCTACTTTCTGTTTGACGCAGTTTGCCCTTACCGATAAATAA
- the fnr gene encoding fumarate/nitrate reduction transcriptional regulator Fnr: MSEPVKLRAHSQAHCKDCSLAPLCLPLSLNLEDMDALDDIVKRGRPLKKGEFLFRQGDTFDSVYAVRSGALKTFSLSDGGEEQLTGFHLPSELVGLSGMDTEKHPVSAQALETTSVCEIPFDRLDELALQLPQLRRQLMRVMSREIRDDQQMMLLLSKKTADERIATFLVNLSARFRARGFSANQFRLSMSRNEIGNYLGLAVETVSRVFTRFQQNELIAAEGKEIHILDPIQLCALAGGSLEG, from the coding sequence ATGTCCGAGCCAGTAAAGCTGCGCGCTCATAGTCAGGCCCATTGCAAGGATTGCAGCCTGGCCCCTCTCTGCCTGCCACTTTCTCTGAATCTGGAAGACATGGATGCGCTGGACGATATCGTCAAACGTGGTCGCCCGCTGAAAAAAGGCGAGTTTCTGTTTCGCCAGGGCGACACGTTCGATTCCGTTTATGCAGTACGCTCCGGCGCCCTGAAAACCTTCAGCCTGAGCGATGGTGGCGAAGAGCAGCTCACTGGCTTCCACTTGCCGAGTGAACTGGTCGGCCTGTCGGGCATGGACACTGAAAAGCACCCGGTCTCGGCGCAAGCCCTGGAAACCACCTCGGTGTGCGAAATCCCTTTCGATCGCCTCGACGAACTGGCCCTGCAACTGCCACAACTGCGCCGTCAGTTGATGCGGGTAATGAGCCGCGAGATTCGCGACGATCAGCAGATGATGTTGCTGCTGTCGAAGAAAACCGCCGACGAGCGCATCGCCACTTTCCTGGTCAACCTGTCGGCACGTTTCCGCGCCCGGGGCTTCTCGGCCAACCAGTTCCGGTTGAGCATGTCGCGCAACGAGATCGGCAACTATCTGGGTCTGGCGGTGGAAACCGTGTCCCGGGTGTTCACCCGTTTCCAGCAAAACGAACTGATCGCCGCCGAAGGCAAGGAAATCCACATCCTCGACCCGATCCAGCTCTGCGCCTTGGCCGGCGGTTCGCTCGAAGGCTGA